From Pseudarthrobacter equi, a single genomic window includes:
- a CDS encoding GNAT family N-acetyltransferase, with amino-acid sequence MRFTFRCVDPVADAPLLHSWVTQPYASFWGMLSATEAGVIDEYAKIQASGHHHALLGLDGGVPAFLMEEYLPASSPLADAYPVLPGDAGMHLLVAPPSGVPEPGYTTAVMDAVLARLFAKPEVERIVVEPDARNTKIHALNERFGFRPAGVVGLPDKDALLSFCTRDGYLAARATLPTLEPSARMESTRPEALQGAAAL; translated from the coding sequence ATGAGGTTCACGTTCCGGTGCGTGGACCCGGTGGCGGACGCACCCCTCCTGCACAGCTGGGTCACCCAGCCGTACGCCTCGTTCTGGGGAATGCTGTCCGCCACCGAGGCCGGCGTCATTGACGAATACGCGAAGATCCAGGCGAGCGGCCACCACCACGCCCTCCTGGGGCTCGACGGCGGGGTCCCCGCCTTCCTGATGGAGGAGTACCTTCCGGCGTCCTCACCGCTGGCCGACGCCTACCCCGTCCTTCCCGGCGACGCGGGGATGCACCTGCTGGTGGCCCCGCCGTCGGGCGTTCCGGAGCCGGGCTACACCACCGCAGTCATGGATGCCGTCCTGGCCCGGCTCTTCGCCAAGCCCGAGGTGGAGCGCATCGTGGTGGAGCCGGACGCCCGCAACACGAAAATCCACGCCCTCAACGAGCGGTTCGGGTTCCGGCCCGCGGGCGTGGTGGGGCTGCCGGACAAGGATGCGCTGCTCAGCTTCTGCACCCGGGACGGCTACCTCGCCGCCCGCGCAACCCTTCCCACCCTGGAACCCTCCGCCCGCATGGAATCCACCCGCCCCGAAGCCCTGCAGGGAGCCGCAGCACTATGA